GCCCATCGAGACCCCGTGGCCGAACCCCCGTAGATACATGTGCCCGACGGCACTCCCCGCGAGGGACAGCACCGAGACGCACAGGTCGCCCGCCATCTTCCGGTCGTGACCGGACACGGGCTCCTCCTCGTCGGGGAGCCGGAGCCCGTCCGCCATCACCTGCAGCGTGTACACCCGGTCGCCCGCGGCGTCGAAGGCGAACGACTGGGGCCCGCTGACGGTGCGCAACGGACTCGGCGGAAGCAGTCCGACCGCCTCCTCCACGGCGAACAGCCCGGCCGTCGCCGGGGGCCGCACACGGTCCTCGCGCCCGCTCACCCAGCTCAGCACGCCGCCCGCCGCGGCGATCGCCGCGCCACCGCCCGCGAGGAGGACCGCCCTGCGGCCGAGGTGATTCCTGGTGTCCGTCATGCGGTGCGTGAACGCCGTCCTGCCCATGGACGGCGGCGACCGTCCACTTCCGGGGCTGCTGGGGGAAGAGATCAGGTCATTCTGTCATCACTCCACCGGGACCGGTCCGGGCAGGCACGGAGGGTACGACCCGTCGCCGGGCCGTACCCTCCGTGTTCCGTCCGTCGTGAGCGTTACGCCGGCACGCTCGCCACGCCCCGCTCCAGGAACGGCTTGCCGTTCACCCGCTGGGAGACGCCCTCACGGTCCAGGTACGGCGTGATGCCGCCCAGGTGGAAGGGCCAGCCCGCACCGGTGATCAGGCAGAGGTCGATGTCCTGGGCCTCGGCGACGACGCCCTCGTCCAGCATCAGGCCGATCTCCTGCGCCACCGCGTCGAGCACACGGTCACGGGTCTGCTCCTCGGTCAGGACGGTGTCGCCCTGCTTGAGGAGGGCCGCGACCTCGGGGTCGAGGACCGGGGCGCCGGAGTCGTAGACGTAGAAGCCGCGCTTGCCGGCCTTGACGACCGCCGCGAGGTTCTCGGAGACCGTGAAGCGCTCCGGGAAGGAGCGGTTCAGGGTCTCGGAGACGTGCAGGCCGATGGCCGGACCGACCAGCTCCAGGAGCACCAGCGGGGACATCGGCAGGCCGAGCGGCTCGACGGCCTTCTCCGCGACCTCGACCGGGGTGCCCTCGTCGATGACGTTCTGGATCTCGCCCATGAAGCGGGTGAGGATGCGGTTGACGACGAACGCCGGGGCGTCCTTCACCAGGACCGCGGTCTTCTTCAGCTTGCGGGCCACACCGAACGCGGTGGCCAGCGAGGCGTCGTCCGTCCGCTCGCCGCGCACGATCTCCAGCAGCGGGAGGATCGCGACCGGGTTGAAGAAGTGGAAGCCGACGACCCGCTCCGGGTTCTTCAGCTTCGACGCCATCTCGGTCACCGACAGCGAGGAGGTGTTGGTGGCGAGGATCGCGTGCGCCGGGGCGACCGCCTCGACCTCCGCGAACACCTGCTGCTTGACGCCGATCTCCTCGAAGACGGCCTCGATGATGAAGTCCGCGTCCGCGAAGCCCTCGGCCTTGTCGAGGACACCGGAGACCAGGCCCTTGAGGCGGTTGGCCTTGTCCTGGTTGATACGGCCCTTGCCGAGCAGCTTCTCGATCTCGGCGTGGACGTAGCCCACACCCTTGTCGACGCGCGCCTGGTCGATGTCCGTGAGGACGACCGGGACCTCCAGGCGGCGCAGGAACAGCAGCGCCAGCTGCGAGGCCATCAGACCCGCGCCCACGACGCCGACCTTGGTGACCGGGCGGGCCAGGTTCTTGTCCGGGGCGCCGGCCGGGCGCTTGGCGCGCTTCTGGACCAGGTTGAAGGCGTAGATGCCGCTGCGCAGCTCGCCGCCCATGATCAGGTCCGCCAGCGCCTGGTCCTCGGCGTCGAAGCCGGCGGACAGGTCGCCGTCCTTCGCCGCCGCGATGATGTCCAGCGCGCGGTACGCGGCCGGGGCCGCACCGTGCACCTTGGAGTCGGCGATGGCCCGGCCGCGGGCGACAGCCGCGTCCCAGCCCTCGCCGCGGTCGATCTCGGGCCGCTCGACGGCGAGCTCGCCCTTGAGGACGGCCGCGGTCCAGATCAGCGACTGCTCCAGGAAGTCCGCGCCCTCGAAGATCGCGTCGGCGATCCCGAGCTCGAAGACCTGCTTGCCCTTGAGCTGGCGGTTCTGGTTGAGCGAGTTCTCGATGATCACCGAGACCGCGCGGTCCGCGCCGATCAGGTTCGGGAGCAGCGCGCAGCCGCCCCAGCCGGGGACCAGGCCGAGGAAGACCTCGGGCAGCGAGAACGCGGGGATGGCGGTGGAGACGGTGCGGTAGGTGCAGTGCAGACCGACCTCGACACCGCCGCCCATGGCCGCGCCGTTGTAGTACGCGAAGGTGGGGACCGCGAGGCCGGAGAGGCGGCGGAAGACGTCGTGGCCGCCCTTGCCGATGGCCAGCGCGTCCTCGTGGCGGCCGAGCAGCTCGACGCCCTTGAGGTCGGCGCCGACGGCGAAGATGAACGGCTTGCCGGTGATGCCGACGCCCGTGATGGTTCCCTCGGACGCCTCCTTCTCGACCTGGTCGATCGCGGCGTTCAGGTTCGCCAGCGACTGCGGTCCGAAGGTGGTCGGCTTGGTGTGGTCCAGGCCGTTGTCCAGCGTGATGAGCGCGAACCGCCCGGCGCCGGACGGCAGGTCCAGGTGGCGTACGTGCGCCTGGGTCACGACCTCGCCGGGGAACAGCTCTGCCGCACCCTTCAGAAGCTCAGTGGTGGAGCTCACTTGTTGCCTCCGTCAGCGTTGAAGTGCGGGTTCTCCCAGACGACGGTCGCGCCCATGCCGAAGCCGACGCACATGGTCGTCAGGCCGTAGCGGACCTCGGGCTGCTCCTCGAACTGCCGGGCCAGCTGCGTCATGAGCCGGACACCGGAGGAGGCCAGCGGGTGGCCGTAGGCGATCGCGCCGCCGTACTGGTTGACGCGGGCGTCGTCGTCGGCGATGCCGTAGTGCTCCAG
The nucleotide sequence above comes from Streptomyces sp. NBC_01116. Encoded proteins:
- a CDS encoding 3-hydroxyacyl-CoA dehydrogenase NAD-binding domain-containing protein, translated to MSSTTELLKGAAELFPGEVVTQAHVRHLDLPSGAGRFALITLDNGLDHTKPTTFGPQSLANLNAAIDQVEKEASEGTITGVGITGKPFIFAVGADLKGVELLGRHEDALAIGKGGHDVFRRLSGLAVPTFAYYNGAAMGGGVEVGLHCTYRTVSTAIPAFSLPEVFLGLVPGWGGCALLPNLIGADRAVSVIIENSLNQNRQLKGKQVFELGIADAIFEGADFLEQSLIWTAAVLKGELAVERPEIDRGEGWDAAVARGRAIADSKVHGAAPAAYRALDIIAAAKDGDLSAGFDAEDQALADLIMGGELRSGIYAFNLVQKRAKRPAGAPDKNLARPVTKVGVVGAGLMASQLALLFLRRLEVPVVLTDIDQARVDKGVGYVHAEIEKLLGKGRINQDKANRLKGLVSGVLDKAEGFADADFIIEAVFEEIGVKQQVFAEVEAVAPAHAILATNTSSLSVTEMASKLKNPERVVGFHFFNPVAILPLLEIVRGERTDDASLATAFGVARKLKKTAVLVKDAPAFVVNRILTRFMGEIQNVIDEGTPVEVAEKAVEPLGLPMSPLVLLELVGPAIGLHVSETLNRSFPERFTVSENLAAVVKAGKRGFYVYDSGAPVLDPEVAALLKQGDTVLTEEQTRDRVLDAVAQEIGLMLDEGVVAEAQDIDLCLITGAGWPFHLGGITPYLDREGVSQRVNGKPFLERGVASVPA